A genomic window from Streptomyces spororaveus includes:
- a CDS encoding rhomboid-like protein, with protein MNSQSPPGPSRRALRVLRRYPRRAPLTLAYLCLLLAGHAWTGHVLSADRAAAVLGHLSTNLDNLRDHPLSALLGSALFFDGTLTDVTSTGFAGTLITLGLGVCCFLAWTEHRWGKTRAVAVFLGGHVAATLLTAAVITVALRHGRYPEDVRHALDYGVSYGAQTVLALGTLALPRRGRLPWAVFVLAWPLGGAEWSGPLPDFTTIGHLTAAALGFALLAVPAFRRRPVRATRLSSTAS; from the coding sequence ATGAACTCCCAGTCACCGCCGGGCCCTTCACGCCGGGCGCTCCGCGTCCTGCGGCGCTACCCGCGCCGGGCGCCGCTGACCCTCGCCTACCTCTGCCTGCTCCTGGCCGGCCACGCCTGGACCGGCCACGTGCTGTCCGCCGACCGGGCGGCCGCCGTGCTGGGACACCTCAGCACCAACCTGGACAACCTGCGGGATCATCCGCTGTCCGCGCTCCTCGGCAGCGCGCTGTTCTTCGACGGCACCCTCACCGACGTCACCTCGACCGGCTTCGCGGGCACCCTGATCACCCTGGGCCTGGGAGTCTGCTGCTTCCTGGCCTGGACCGAGCACCGCTGGGGAAAGACGCGCGCCGTGGCCGTGTTTCTCGGCGGGCATGTCGCGGCCACCCTGCTCACCGCCGCCGTCATCACCGTCGCCCTGCGCCACGGCCGCTACCCCGAGGACGTGCGGCACGCCCTGGACTACGGGGTCAGTTACGGCGCCCAGACCGTGCTGGCGCTCGGCACGCTCGCCCTGCCCCGCCGGGGCCGCCTGCCCTGGGCCGTCTTCGTCCTCGCCTGGCCGCTCGGCGGCGCCGAGTGGAGCGGGCCGCTGCCGGACTTCACCACGATCGGCCACCTCACGGCGGCGGCCCTCGGCTTCGCCCTGCTGGCCGTCCCGGCCTTCAGACGGCGGCCGGTCCGCGCCACCCGGCTCTCCTCCACCGCGAGCTGA
- a CDS encoding glycosyltransferase: MRVLLVAYGSRGDIEPMLALAARLQESGAEVRMCAPPDFAGPAEDAGVPLTPIGRPVREMVRGAVTGTAPMPAQGLPERAARLVATTYEAVATAARGCDVMVATGLFPAAAGARSVAEELGIPYVFVACFPTYLPSPHHAPLARPGHPLPPQASDNRALWDLDAENLNALFGTGLNAHRATVGLPPVDDFRDYVLTSRPWLAADPALGPWKEPADLDVVQTGAWLRPGGRPLPAGLQAFLDAGTPPVYVGFGSIPVRDAQGVARAAVEAVRAQGHRVLLSGGWAELAPVDDQDDCFRVGEADHHTLFPRVAAVVHHGGAGTTTTAALAGTPQVVVPQMADQPYWAARVAELGIGAAHDGADPTRETLSAALATALDPRTRARAKAVAGLVRTDGATAAAQLLLGTAG; the protein is encoded by the coding sequence ATGCGTGTGCTGCTGGTGGCGTACGGCTCGCGCGGGGACATCGAGCCGATGCTCGCACTCGCCGCGCGGCTGCAGGAGTCGGGCGCCGAAGTACGGATGTGCGCGCCGCCGGACTTCGCCGGGCCGGCCGAGGACGCCGGTGTCCCGCTGACACCCATCGGCCGGCCGGTGCGCGAGATGGTCAGGGGAGCGGTGACCGGGACGGCGCCGATGCCGGCGCAGGGGCTGCCCGAGCGGGCGGCCCGGCTGGTCGCCACGACGTACGAGGCGGTCGCCACGGCGGCCCGGGGGTGCGACGTGATGGTGGCGACCGGCCTGTTCCCGGCCGCGGCCGGCGCGCGGTCGGTGGCCGAGGAACTGGGCATCCCCTACGTGTTCGTGGCCTGCTTCCCGACCTACCTGCCCTCCCCGCACCACGCTCCGCTGGCGCGGCCGGGCCACCCCCTCCCGCCGCAGGCGAGCGACAACCGGGCGCTGTGGGACCTGGACGCCGAGAACCTGAACGCGCTGTTCGGCACCGGGCTCAACGCCCACCGGGCCACGGTCGGCCTGCCGCCCGTGGACGACTTCCGCGACTACGTCCTCACCAGCCGGCCGTGGCTGGCGGCGGACCCGGCCCTGGGCCCGTGGAAGGAGCCGGCCGACCTCGACGTCGTGCAGACCGGAGCGTGGCTCAGGCCGGGCGGACGCCCGCTCCCGGCCGGCCTCCAGGCGTTCCTCGACGCCGGCACACCGCCGGTGTACGTGGGCTTCGGCAGCATCCCCGTCCGCGACGCGCAGGGCGTCGCCCGGGCGGCCGTCGAGGCCGTCCGCGCACAGGGCCACCGCGTGCTCCTGTCCGGCGGCTGGGCCGAACTGGCCCCGGTCGACGACCAGGACGACTGCTTCCGTGTCGGGGAGGCCGACCACCACACCCTCTTCCCCCGGGTGGCGGCCGTCGTCCACCACGGAGGCGCGGGCACCACGACCACGGCCGCCCTGGCCGGCACCCCGCAGGTGGTGGTACCGCAGATGGCCGACCAGCCGTACTGGGCCGCCCGCGTCGCCGAGCTGGGCATCGGCGCGGCGCACGACGGAGCGGACCCGACCCGCGAGACCCTGTCGGCCGCACTCGCAACGGCCCTGGACCCCAGGACCCGGGCACGCGCGAAGGCCGTGGCCGGCCTCGTCCGCACGGACGGGGCGACGGCCGCCGCGCAACTGCTGCTCGGCACCGCCGGCTGA
- a CDS encoding GNAT family N-acetyltransferase, giving the protein MSEHIHLVPLHHVSVTDAAAWHRVVAASAAHDTPGTPPPEPASIHARLTTPALDSHRLTWLATGADGAAVAVAALRLFTSPGRDHLAELELHVDPAHRRRGTGSRLLSAAVAACRTESRRSLVAAAAADGPGEAFCRRWGFRPAMTLDHLLLRLGDTDGPAHRPPADGGPPGYRLTGWTGTVPDGLADAFALAKNAMNDMPLGDLDYGHEAWDAARVRAMAEAVAGRGDTLLTVAALHDDGTMAGYTEIVLPPGTPARAQQYDTAVVPAHRGHGLGLWVKAAMVRRLRAEHPGVTEIETDNAEDNLHMLAVNHRLGYRTHRRTREFQLGLPAT; this is encoded by the coding sequence TTGTCCGAGCACATCCACCTCGTCCCCCTCCACCACGTGTCGGTCACCGACGCCGCCGCCTGGCACCGGGTCGTCGCCGCCTCCGCGGCCCACGACACACCGGGAACGCCCCCTCCGGAACCCGCCAGCATCCACGCCCGGCTCACCACGCCCGCCCTGGACAGCCACCGGCTGACCTGGCTGGCCACCGGAGCCGACGGCGCCGCGGTCGCGGTCGCGGCCCTGCGGCTGTTCACCTCCCCGGGCCGGGACCACCTGGCCGAACTGGAACTCCACGTCGACCCCGCGCACCGGCGCCGGGGAACCGGCTCCCGCCTGCTGTCCGCCGCCGTGGCGGCATGCCGCACCGAGAGCCGGCGCAGCCTGGTCGCCGCAGCGGCGGCCGACGGCCCCGGCGAGGCCTTCTGCCGGCGCTGGGGATTCCGCCCGGCGATGACCCTGGACCACCTCCTGCTGCGCCTCGGGGACACCGACGGGCCCGCCCACCGCCCGCCGGCCGACGGCGGACCCCCCGGCTACCGGCTGACCGGCTGGACCGGCACCGTCCCCGACGGCCTCGCCGACGCCTTCGCCCTGGCCAAGAACGCGATGAACGACATGCCCCTGGGCGACCTGGACTACGGCCACGAGGCCTGGGACGCCGCCCGCGTCCGCGCCATGGCCGAGGCGGTCGCCGGCCGCGGCGACACCCTGCTGACCGTCGCCGCCCTCCACGACGACGGCACCATGGCCGGCTACACCGAGATCGTGCTCCCCCCGGGAACACCGGCCCGCGCCCAGCAGTACGACACGGCCGTCGTCCCCGCCCACCGCGGCCACGGACTGGGCCTGTGGGTCAAGGCCGCCATGGTGCGCAGGCTGCGCGCCGAGCACCCCGGCGTCACCGAGATCGAGACCGACAACGCCGAGGACAACCTCCACATGCTCGCCGTCAACCACCGGCTCGGGTACCGCACCCACCGGCGCACCCGCGAGTTCCAGCTCGGCCTGCCCGCGACCTGA
- a CDS encoding cold-shock protein, with protein MATGIVKWFNSEKGFGFIQQDDGGPDVFVHFSAIQTTGFKELAEGAKVEYDVTQGPKGPQAEQVVPIG; from the coding sequence ATGGCTACAGGCATTGTGAAGTGGTTCAACTCGGAGAAGGGGTTCGGGTTCATCCAGCAGGACGACGGCGGCCCGGATGTGTTCGTGCACTTCTCCGCCATCCAGACGACCGGCTTCAAGGAGCTCGCCGAGGGTGCGAAGGTCGAGTACGACGTCACCCAGGGCCCCAAGGGACCGCAGGCCGAGCAAGTGGTGCCGATCGGCTGA